The Acidobacteriota bacterium genome contains the following window.
TGGCGGACCAGCTCTCGAAGCGATCGAAGATTTGCTCGCCATCGGGCGTCTCGTGGTCGTTCGACCGCCGCTGCGCCAAACCCACCGACCAGCCGTCGGGGCCGGCGGTGCCGTAGCCCAAGACGAGATAGTGGGCGTCGCCGGCGGTGCCGTAGCCGGCCTCGAGGGCGAGCGCTTCGTCGCTGCGCGGGAACACCTGCACGATCCCTCCGAGGGCGCCCGAGCCGTAGCTGCTCGACGCCGGCCCCCGCACCACCTCGACGCTCGCCATCAGGGCGGGATCGAGGAAGGACGCGGAAACGCCGGCCCGGCGCTCGCCGACGATCGGCACGCCATCGATCAGGGTCAGGACCCGCTGGCGCGAGATGCCGCGAATCGAGTAGGTCTGGAAGATGCCGCCCTGGCCGTTCTCGGAAACCCCGGGGGTGCCCTCGATCAGCTCCGTCAGGGTGGCGCTGGGTGCCGGCTCATCGGCCGGCGCGATCCGGGTGGTGGCGGAGCTGGAGATCTCGATCGCGTTGCTGGCGTCGCGATTGGCGGTGATCACGATCTCTTCGAAGACCGCTTGTTTGGGGCTCAGAACGATGCGCCAGGAAGCGTCGGTCGGGGTGGGGACCGGTGCCGTGACCTCGGCGAATCGCGGGTGTCGAAACTTCGCTTCGCCGCCCTCGGCGGAGGCGTCGAGGCGGAACTCGCCGCGGCGGTCCGTTTGCTCCGCGATGGCGGTGTCGAGCACCTCGACGCGCACCCCTTCGATCGGAACACCGTCCTCCGTTTCCACTCGACCTTCAATGGTCGCAGCGGCGGAGGAGGCGACGAGGGCCCAGGGCAGGAACGAGGCGAGAAGTCGAATCACGGGCACATGGCGGATACGAACCGGACAGCGCCTAAGGTTTACCACATAGGCCCCGCGGGAGACGGAATCCTTCTCTCCCGAGGCTCGTATAGAGTGCCCAGGGGGGCAAGGCGCCGCCCTCTCCCGAATTCCCACCAATGACCTGGAGAGCTCGATGACTCCGACGTTGGAGCTGCGCCAGCTGCGCAAGACTTACCGCGACGTGGTCGCGGTGGACTCGGTTTCGCTCGCGGTGCCGGCGGGGACCATCTTTGGTCTCCTCGGGCCGAACGGAGCCGGCAAGACCACCACCATTCGCATGATCATGGACATCATCGCGCCGGACCGGGGCGAGATCTTGCTCGAGGGCCGAGCCCGCGGTCGAACCGATCTCAACCGGATCGGTTACCTGCCGGAGGAGCGCGGCCTCTATCGCAAGATGACGGTGCTCGATCACCTCGCCTTCCTCGGCGAGCTCAACGGGCTGCGGCGCGCCGACGGGCTGAAGCGCGGTGAGATCTGGCTCGAGCGTCTCGAGCTCGCCGAGTGGGGCAAGAAGAAGGTCGAAGAGCTTTCCAAGGGCATGCAGCAAAAAGTGCAGATCGCCGGCACGCTGCTCCACGAGCCCGCATTGGTGATTCTCGACGAGCCCTTCTCCGGCCTCGATCCGATCAACCAGGAGTTGTTCAAGGATCTGCTGGCAGAGTACAAGACCGAGGGCCGCACCATCGTTTTCTCGACCCACGTCATGGAACAGGCCGAGAAGCTCTGCGATCACATCTGCCTGATCTCGCACGGCCGGGCGGTGCTCAGCGGCGAGCTGGCGACCCTCAAGCGGGAGCGCGGCGGCAATGCCTATCGCCTGCGGGCCGATGGCGATCTGGCGCGCATCTCCGATCTCCCGGAGGTCGTGACCTCGGTGGTGGTGGCCGGCGAGGCGCGGATGCTGCTGGCAGCGGAGGCCCGGGGCTCCGACGTCCTGCCGCGACTGATGGAGTTCCTCACGGTTCACGAGTTCCGCAGTGAAGAGCCGGAGCTGGCGGACATCTTCGTCCAGGCGGTGCGCGATGCGGCGTGATCGGGGGCCGAGCAAGGTCTGGGTGCTCGCCAAGCGGGAGTACCTGTCGCGCGTCAAATCGAAGGGCTTCTGGATCGGCACCTTGATCCTGCCGGTCTTCATGGCCGCCATGTTCGTCATTCCGGGCCTCATCCTGTCGCGCACCACCAGCGGTCAGCAGGTGGTGATGGTGGACGAGACCGGACGTATCGCCGACTCGGTGGTCGACTACCTGAGCCGGCGGGCCGATCGCCGCGGCGATGAGCAGGCCGAGATCTCGCTCACCACCGAAGCGATCGCCGCCGATCGCGACGGCCAGCGTGCCGACCTCGACCGCCGGGTGCTGGCGGAGGAGATCGACGCCTGGGTGTGGGTGAGCGAGGAGAGCCTCGCCGACGATGCCGTCGAGTACCACGCCGAGAGTGTCTCCAACCTGCTCACCCAAGGGGTGATCGAAAACGCCATCGAGAGCGCCGTGCGCGAGATGCGCCTGGCCGATGCCGGCCTCGATCCCAACCAGGTCGGCGACCTGATCCGCGGCGTCG
Protein-coding sequences here:
- a CDS encoding ATP-binding cassette domain-containing protein, which produces MTPTLELRQLRKTYRDVVAVDSVSLAVPAGTIFGLLGPNGAGKTTTIRMIMDIIAPDRGEILLEGRARGRTDLNRIGYLPEERGLYRKMTVLDHLAFLGELNGLRRADGLKRGEIWLERLELAEWGKKKVEELSKGMQQKVQIAGTLLHEPALVILDEPFSGLDPINQELFKDLLAEYKTEGRTIVFSTHVMEQAEKLCDHICLISHGRAVLSGELATLKRERGGNAYRLRADGDLARISDLPEVVTSVVVAGEARMLLAAEARGSDVLPRLMEFLTVHEFRSEEPELADIFVQAVRDAA